A single genomic interval of Bos javanicus breed banteng chromosome 26, ARS-OSU_banteng_1.0, whole genome shotgun sequence harbors:
- the LOC133239677 gene encoding olfactory receptor 13G1-like encodes MLAPSRAVMNQTLVTEFFILGFSETPGLRTLLFFAFLLLYTVALSGNLLIVVVINSSPALHTPMYFFLVNLAVVDVLCTSTILPELLVGMVASKTISYGGCMAQLFFFTWSMGAELLLFSAMAYDRYVAICRPLHYSALMGPRVCALLAGVVWTVSLINTSVNTSLLLRLPFCRSNVVEHFFCEIPPLLKLSCAPTQLNETMAFTADIFLAVGNFSVITLSYGCIVGSILRMRSAVGKRRAFSTCSSHLLVVTLYYSTVIYTYIRPASSYSLDKDKLVSVIYTSVAPSVNPLIYSLRNMEVKAALRRLLSCS; translated from the coding sequence atgctggcaccctccAGGGCTGTGATGAACCAGACGCTAGTCACCGAGTTCTTCATTCTGGGGTTCTCAGAAACACCTGGGCTGCGAACGCTGCTCTTTTTTGCCTTCCTGCTTCTGTACACAGTGGCCCTCTCTGGAAACCTGCTCATTGTGGTGGTCATCAACTCCAGTCCAGccctgcacacccccatgtacttcttcctggtCAACCTGGCTGTGGTGGACGTTCTCTGCACGTCCACGATCCTACCTGAGCTTCTGGTGGGCATGGTGGCCAGCAAGACCATCTCTTATGGGGGCTGCATGGCCCAGCTCTTCTTCTTCACGTGGTCCATGGGGGCCGAGCTGCTGCTCTTCTCggccatggcctatgaccgctacgtggccatctgccGGCCCCTGCACTACAGCGCCCTCATGGGCCCCCGGGTGTGCGCGCTCTTGGCGGGGGTGGTGTGGACAGTCAGCCTGATCAACACCAGCGTGAACACGAGTCTCTTGCTTCGCCTGCCCTTCTGCCGCTCCAACGTGGTGGAGCACTTCTTCTGTGAGATCCCCCCTCTGCTGAAGCTCTCCTGCGCCCCGACCCAGCTGAATGAAACCATGGCCTTCACGGCAGACATCTTCCTGGCCGTGGGGAACTTCTCGGTGATCACGCTGTCCTACGGCTGCATCGTCGGCAGCATCCTGCGCATGCGCTCGGCGGTGGGCAAGCGGCGcgccttctccacctgctcctcccacctcctgGTGGTCACCTTGTACTACTCCACCGTCATCTACACTTACATCCGCCCCGCCTCCAGCTACTCGCTGGACAAGGACAAGCTGGTGTCGGTGATCTACACTTCCGTGGCCCCCTCCGTGAACCCCCTCATCTACTCGCTGAGAAACATGGAGGTCAAGGCGGCGCTCAGGAGGCTTCTGTCCTGCAGCTGA